A single window of Gavia stellata isolate bGavSte3 chromosome 38, bGavSte3.hap2, whole genome shotgun sequence DNA harbors:
- the DNMT1 gene encoding DNA (cytosine-5)-methyltransferase 1, whose protein sequence is MPARAAPLPPAPLPAELRRRLQDLERDEDSLSEKECVKEKLSLIHGFLQADVQNQLSELEAKLRCEELSEERYLAKVKALLHQELSAENGDAVPLLQASNGCSKNGAYGSDEDSERTGPDGEEDSAMEMEEAVASSSSSSLVPTPRARKARRSRSNGESKKSPASSRVTRSSGRQPTILSMFSKGSNKRKSEEVNGEVKQEVMSVEKEEEELEEKEQDEKRIKIETKEGSEIKDEITQVKTTPPAKTTPPKCVDCRQYLDDPDLKFFQGDPDDALEEPEMLTDERLSLFDANEDGFESYEDLPQHKVTSFSVYDKRGHLCPFDTGLIERNIELYFSGAVKPIYDDNPCLDGGVRAKKLGPINAWWITGFDGGEKALIGFTTAFADYILMEPSEEYAPIFALMQEKIYMSKIVVEFLQNNRDVSYEDLLNKIETTVPPAGLNFNRFTEDSLLRHAQFVVEQVESYDEAGDSDEPPVLITPCMRDLIKLAGVTLGKRRAVRRQAIRHPTKIDKDKGPTKATTTKLVYLIFDTFFSEQIEKDEKEDDKENAMKRRRCGVCEVCQQPECGKCKACQNMVKFGGSGRSKQACLQRRCPNLAVREADEDEEVDDNIPEMPSPKKMLQGRKKKQNKSRISWVGEPIKSDGKKDYYQRVCIDSETLEVGDCVSVSPDDPTKPLYLARVTAMWEDSSGQMFHAHWFCPGSDTVLGATSDPLELFLVDECEDMQLSYIHGKVKVIYKAPSENWSMEGGLDMEIKMVEDDGRTYFYQMWYDQEYARFESPPKTQPTEDNKYKFCMSCTRLDEVRHKEIPKVAEPLEEGDGKMFYAMATKNGVQYRVGDGVYLLPEAFSFSMKPASPAKRPKKEAVDEELHPEHYRKYSEYIKGSNLDAPDPYRVGRIKEIFCNIRSNGKPNEADIKLRICKFYRPENTHKSMKASYHADINLLYWSDEETTVDFRAVQGRCTVVYGEDLTESIQDYSAGGLDRFYFLEAYNAKTKSFEDPPNHARSSGNKGKGKGKGKGKGKSSVSCEQSEQEPAELKLPKLRTLDVFSGCGGLSEGFHQAGVSETLWAIEMWEPAAQAFRLNNPGTTVFTEDCNVLLKLVMSGEKTNSLGQKLPQKGDVEMLCGGPPCQGFSGMNRFNSRTYSKFKNSLVVSFLSYCDYYRPRFFLLENVRNFVSFKRSMVLKLTLRCLVRMGYQCTFGVLQAGQYGVAQTRRRAIVLAAAPGEKLPMFPEPLHVFAPRACQLSVVVDDKKFVSNITRTYSGPFRTITVRDTMSDLPEIRNGASALEISYNGEPQSWFQRQIRGSQYQPILRDHICKDMSALVAARMRHIPLAPGSDWRDLPNIEVRLSDGTTTRKLRYTHHEKKNGRSSSGALRGVCSCAEGKPCDPADRQFNTLIPWCLPHTGNRHNHWAGLYGRLEWDGFFSTTVTNPEPMGKQGRVLHPEQHRVVSVRECARSQGFPDTYRLFGNILDKHRQVGNAVPPPLAKAIGLEIKSCVLAKLREDMAETSAPEKMETVETAN, encoded by the exons atgccggcccgggccgccccgctgccccccgccccgctgcccgcagAGCTGCGCCGACG GCTGCAGGACTTGGAGAGGGATGAAGACAGCCTGAGCGAGAAG GAGTGCGTCAAGGAGAAGCTGAGCCTCATCCATGGCTTCCTCCAAGCTGACGTCCAGAACCAGTTGAGCGAGCTGGAAGCCAAACTCCGCTGCGAGGAGCTGTCGGAG GAGAGGTACCTGGCCAAGGTGAAAGCCCTGCTCCACCAAGAGCTCTCGGCGGAGAATGGGGACGCGGTGCCGCTGCTGCAGGCTTCCAACGGGTGCTCCAAAAACGGCGCCTACGGGAGCGATGAGGATTCGGAGCGAACAGGACCTGACGGGGAAGAAGACAGCGCGATGGAGATGGAGGAAGCAGTcgcctcttcctcctcctcttcgtTGGTCCCCACGCCACGGGCGCGCAAGGCCAGGAGGAGCCGATCCAACGGGGAGAGCAAAA AGTCTCCCGCCAGTTCCCGGGTCACTCGGAGCTCCGGCCGGCAGCCGACCATCCTGAGCATGTTCTCCAAAGG GTCCAACAAACGGAAATCGGAGGAGGTGAACGGGGAAGTGAAGCAGGAGGTGATGAGcgtggagaaggaggaagaggagctggaggagaag GAACAAGACGAGAAAAGGATTAAAATCGAAACCAAAGAAGG GTCGGAGATAAAAGATGAAATTACTCAGGTTAAAACTACACCACCTGCTAAA ACCACCCCTCCCAAGTGCGTCGATTGCAGACAGTACCTCGACGATCCCGACCTCAAATTCTTCCAAGGGGATCCTGATGATGCC CTGGAGGAGCCAGAAATGCTGACGGATGAGCGCTTGTCCCTCTTCGACGCTAACGAAGACGGCTTTGAGAGCTACGAGGACCTGCCGCAGCACAAAGTCACCTCTTTTAG CGTCTACGACAAGCGAGGTCACTTGTGTCCCTTCGACACCGGCCTGATCGAGAGGAACATCGAGCTGTATTTCAGCGGTGCTGTGAAGCCCATCTATGACGATAACCCTTGTCTGGACG gtGGGGTGAGAGCCAAGAAGTTGGGACCCATAAATGCCTGGTGGATCACGGGGTTTGATGGAGGGGAGAAGGCTTTGATCGGCTTCACCACAG CCTTTGCGGATTACATCCTGATGGAGCCCAGCGAGGAGTACGCTCCCATCTTCGCCCTCATGCAAGAGAAGATCTACATGAGTAAAATCGTCGTCGAGTTCCTGCAGAACAACCGCGACGTCAGCTACGAGGATCTGCTCAACAAAATCGAG ACCACCGTACCTCCCGCGGGGCTGAACTTCAACCGCTTCACAGAGGATTCGCTCCTGCGGCATGCCCAGTTCGTGGTGGAGCAGGTGGAAAGCTACGACGAAGCCGGGGACAGCGACGAACCCCCCGTCCTCATCACGCCCTGCATGAGGGACTTGATCAAACTGGCTGGAGTCACCCTGGGGAAGAG GCGAGCTGTCAGGCGGCAAGCCATCCGGCACCCCACCAAAATAGACAAGGACAAGGGTCCCACCAAAGCCACCACCACCAAACTGGTGTACCTCATCTTCGACACCTTCTTCTCGGAGCAGATCGAGAAGGACGAGAAAGAAGACGACAAGGAGAACGCCATGAAGCGCCGGCGCTGCGGCGTTTGTGAG gtCTGCCAGCAGCCCGAGTGCGGGAAGTGCAAGGCTTGCCAGAACATGGTGAAGTTTGGGGGCAGCGGACGGAGCAAGCAGGCTTGTTTGCAGAGGAG gtgTCCCAACCTGGCAGTTCGGGAAGCCGATGAGGATGAGGAGGTGGATGACAACATCCCCGAGATGCCATCGCCCAAGAAGATGCTGCAGGgcaggaagaagaagcagaacaagagcCGTATCTCCTGGGTGGGGGAGCCCATCAAG AGCGATGGGAAGAAGGACTACTACCAGAGGGTCTGCATTGACTCAGAGACCCTGGAGGTGGGAGACTGCGTCTCCGTCAGCCCCGATGATCCCACCAAGCCCCTCTACCTCGCCAG GGTGACAGCCATGTGGGAGGACAGCAGCGGCCAGATGTTCCACGCGCACTGGTTCTGCCCCGGCTCGGACACTGTCCTGGGGGCCACCTCTGACCCTCTGGAGCTCTTCTTGGTGGATGAGTGTGAGGATATGCAGCTCTCCTACATCCACGGCAAAGTCAAAGTGATCTACAAGGCGCCCTCGGAGAACTGGTCCATGGAG GGCGGGCTGGACATGGAGATCAAGATGGTGGAAGACGACGGGAGAACTTATTTTTATCAGATGTGGTACGACCAGGAGTACGCTCGGTTCGAATCCCCACCGAAAACTCAGCCCACGGAAGACAACAAATACAA GTTCTGCATGAGCTGCACACGCCTGGACGAGGTAAGGCACAAGGAGATACCCAAAGTGGCTGAGCCCCTGGAAGAAGGGGATGGGAAGATGTTCTACGCCATGGCCACCAAGAATGGAGTGCAGTACAGGGTGGGAGATGGCGTCTACCTCTTGCCGGAAGCCTTTTCCTTCAG cATGAAACCTGCCAGCCCAGCCAAGCGCCCCAAAAAGGAGGCGGTGGATGAGGAGCTGCACCCGGAGCACTACCGCAAGTACTCAGAGTACATCAAGGGCAGCAACCTGGATGCCCCCGACCCTTACCGCGTGGGCCGCATCAAAGAGATCTTCTGCAACATCCGCAGCAACGGCAAACCCAACGAGGCCGACATCAAGCTGCGCATCTGCAAGTTTTACAG ACCCGAAAACACGCACAAGTCCATGAAAGCCAGCTACCATGCAGACATTAATCTCCTGTACTGGAGCGACGAGGAGACGACGGTCGACTTCCGCGCCGTGCAGGGCCGTTGCACGGTGGTGTACGGGGAGGATCTGACGGAGAGCATCCAGGACTACTCTGCCGGTGGGCTCGACCGCTTCTACTTCTTGGAG gcttaCAACGCAAAAACCAAGAGCTTTGAAGATCCTCCCAACCACGCTCGGAGCTCTGGCAataaagggaaggggaagggaaaagggaagg GCAAAGGGAAGTCGTCGGTGAGCTGCGAGCAGAGCGAGCAGGAGCCGGCCGAGCTGAAGCTCCCCAAGCTGCGGACCTTGGATGTCTTCTCTGGCTGCGGAGGGCTGTCCGAGGGCTTCCACCAGGCAG GCGTGTCGGAGACGCTCTGGGCCATCGAGATGTGGGAACCGGCCGCCCAGGCTTTCCGACTGAACAATCCCGGCACTACCGTCTTCACGGAGGATTGCAACGTCCTGCTGAAGCTGGTCATGTCCGGCGAGAAGACTAACTCGCTGGGGCAGAAGCTGCCGCAGAAGGGGGATGTGGAGATGCTGTGCGGTGGTCCCCCGTGCCAGGGCTTCAGCGGCATGAACCGCTTCAACTCCCGCACCTACTCCAAGTTCAAGAACTCCCTGGTGGTCTCCTTCCTCAG CTACTGCGACTACTACAGACCGCGGTTCTTCCTTCTGGAGAACGTCAGGAACTTTGTGTCCTTCAAGCGTTCCATGGTGCTGAAGCTCACCTTGCGCTGCCTTGTCCGCATGGGTTACCAGTGCACCTTTGGGGTCCTACAG gCTGGCCAGTACGGCGTGGCCCAGACGCGGCGGAGAGCCATCGTCCTCGCTGCAGCTCCCGGCGAGAAGCTGCCCATGTTCCCCGAGCCTTTGCACGTGTTTGCACCCCGTGCCTGCCAGCTGAGCGTCGTGGTGGACGACAAGAAGTTCGTTAGCAATATCACCCG gaCGTATTCCGGCCCCTTCCGCACCATCACCGTGCGGGACACCATGTCCGACCTGCCGGAGATCAGGAACGGTGCCTCCGCCTTGGAGATCTCCTACAACGGGGAGCCCCAGTCCTGGTTCCAGCGGCAGATCCGGGGCTCCCAGTATCAGCCCATCCTCAGGGACCATATCTGCAAG GACATGAGCGCCCTGGTCGCAGCTCGGATGAGACATATCCCCTTGGCCCCCGGTTCCGATTGGCGCGACCTGCCCAACATCGAGGTGCGGCTGTCGGACGGCACGACCACGCGCAAGCTGCGGTACACGCACCACGAGAAGAAAAACGGCCGCAGCAGCTCCGGGGCGCTGCGGGGGGTCTGCTCCTGCGCCGAAG gCAAGCCCTGCGACCCCGCAGACCGGCAATTCAACACCCTCATCCCCTGGTGCCTGCCCCATACCGGCAACCGCCACAACCACTGGGCCGGGCTCTACGGGCGCCTGGAGTGGGATGGCTTTTTCAGCACCACCGTCACCAACCCCGAGCCCATGGGCAAGCAG GGTCGGGTGCTGCACCCGGAGCAGCACCGGGTGGTGAGCGTCAGGGAGTGCGCCCGCTCCCAGGGCTTCCCCGATACCTATCGCCTCTTCGGGAATATCCTCGACAAGCACAGACAG GTCGGTAACGCAGTGCCTCCTCCTCTAGCCAAAGCCATCGGGCTGGAGATCAAGTCGTGCGTGTTGGCGAAGCTGAGAGAAGACATGGCGG AGACCAGCGCTCCGGAGAAGATGGAGACCGTGGAAACCGCCAACTGA
- the EIF3G gene encoding eukaryotic translation initiation factor 3 subunit G, translated as MPTGDYDSKPSWADQVEEEGGEDDKCITSELLKDIPLPGVLGGSLSAEAELLKGGPLPSPKELINGNIKTITEYREEEDGRKVKIIRTFRIETRKASKAVARRKNWKKFGNSEFDAPGPNVATTTVSDDVFMTFITSKEDLNCQEEEDPMNKLKGQKIVSCRICKGDHWTTRCPYKDTLGPMQKELAEQLGLSTGEKEKLPGEPEPVQAQQSKTGKYVPPSLRDGASRRGESMQPNRRADDNATIRVTNLSEDTRETDLQELFRPFGSISRIYLAKDKTTGQSKGFAFISFHRREDAARAIAGVSGFGYDHLILNVEWAKPSTN; from the exons ATGCCGACGGGCGACTACGA CTCAAAGCCCAGCTGGGCCGACCaggtggaagaggagggtgGAGAGGACG ACAAATGCATCACCAGCGAGCTGCTGAAGGACATCCCCCTgccaggggtgctggggggcagccTCAGCGCTGAGGCCGAGCTGCTGAAGGGAG gcccgctcccctccccgaAAGAGCTCATCAATGGGAACATCAAAACCATCACGGAGTATCgcgaggaggaggatgggcGCAAGGTGAAG ATCATCCGAACCTTCCGCATCGAGACCAGGAAGGCCTCTAAGGCGGTGGCCCGTCGGAAG AACTGGAAGAAATTTGGCAACTCGGAGTTTGACGCCCCTGGACCGAATGTGGCCACCACCACCGTGAGCGATGACGTCTTCATGACCTTCATCACCAGCAAGGAG GACCTGAactgccaggaggaggaggatccCATGAACAAGCTGAAGGGGCAGAAGATCGTCTCGTGCCGTATTTGCAAGGGCGACCACTGGACCACCCGCTGTCCCTACAAGGACACCCTGGGGCCGATGCAGAAGGAGTTGGCCGAGCAGTTGGGGCTGTCCACAGGCGAGAAGGAGAAGCTGCCCGGAG AGCCGGAGCCGGTGCAGGCTCAGCAGAGCAAGACGGGCAAGTACGTCCCCCCCAGCCTGAGAGACGGAGCCAGCCGCCGCGGGGAGTCCATGCAGCCCAACCGCAGGG CTGATGACAATGCCACCATCCGTGTCACCAACCTGTCCGAGGACACGCGTGAGACTGATCTCCAGGAGCTGTTCCGGCCCTTCGGCTCCATCTCTAGGATCTATTTAGCCAAGGACAAGACCACCGGGCAGTCCAAG ggTTTCGCCTTCATCAGCTTCCACCGCCGGGAGGACGCGGCCCGGGCTATTGCCGGGGTCTCCGGATTCGGCTACGACCACCTGATCCTCAACGTGGAATGGGCCAA ACCCTCCACCAACTGA
- the P2RY11 gene encoding P2Y purinoceptor 11: MEPYTARALKVRKNNSLKDFVAVAGPLGVTHFLVFSKSSSSINFKLFRLPGGPTLTFKVTQYSLIKDVVSSLKRHRMHEQQFTHHPLLVLSNFGLQQIQIKLMASMFQNMFPSINVHRVNLNSIKRCLLISYNAETQLLDFRHYSVKVVPVGVSKGLKKLLQEKFPNMSRLEDISELLVKDINLSESEAEQDGTHNVLELPQAYAGRGNMKAQQSAVRLTEIGPRMTLQLVKVEEGLAQGNVLYHSYIHKKEAEVKEILARKEAKLQLKAQRRQKQEADVERKRRQREAHREKSLAGIRRKRQQEGDGDSDAEDPGAPEQQDAAEQSEESDAEYYRQEVGEEPDKDLFPDRPKRKRSFSGAAPLRKRRRQSQPEHLAATPSPRPTVPGKRRKGDPAPRDSRHRGGARQGVTGRKPHRGTKRPAREGAGPGPGRATSRPKGRGKLLAKGKTIFRRPGHAKKGKRRDPTVAPRPSPRREASADPQDGVAICQQPHFVAALHLYAACSRQNEAQGGTDQKEPPEMAAHLAHCGNFSSFQESLWPVLAAQFPPALVGNGIAVYRFTTRERCWHSGIVYSFHLAVCGMLYSLSLPFLAAYYYPPKDWRYGPALCKLERFLFNCNLYGSIFFVTCISLNRYLGIVYPLRVHGRLQPHHARVLSAIVWVLAGALSAPCFFFSELQEAEGAIECLGSAAPQRLREFYPYSLLLAGLGCGLPFLLTTFCYAAIIRTVFRNPNLSRAEKRKVGMLVGAGVALYAFSYLPYHIFRNLNLWRRLLRPGTEDCAVSRAIHATTQVCKILVNLNICLHPLLYAALADSMQSCCGAGCGTANGEQAEEVELRPAA, from the exons ATGGAGCCCTACACCGCCAGAGCCCTCAAG GTGCGGAAGAACAACTCCCTGAAGGATTTTGTGGCCGTGGCCGGGCCCCTGGGGGTGACGCATTTCTTAGTCTTCAGCAAATCGTCCTCCAGCATCAATTTT AAGCTTTTCCGACTGCCCGGCGGCCCGACGTTGACGTTCAAGGTGACGCAG tACTCGCTGATCAAGGACGTGGTCTCGTCCCTCAAGCGGCACCGCATGCACGAGCAGCAGTTCACCCATCACCCGCTGCTGGTCCTCAGCAATTTCGGTCTCCAGCAGATCCAGATCAAGCTGATGGCCAGCATGTTCCAGAACATGTTCCCCTCCATCAACGTCCACAGG GTCAACCTCAACAGCATCAAGAGGTGTTTACTCATCAGCTACAACGCAGAGACACAGCTCCTCGATTTCAGGCATTA cAGTGTGAAGGTCGTGCCCGTGGGCGTGAGCAAAGGCCTgaagaagctgctgcaggagaagtTCCCCAACATGAGCCGCCTGGAAGACATCAGCGAGCTGCTGGTGAA AGACATAAACCTGTCGGAGAGCGAGGCCGAGCAGGACGGGACCCACAACGTCCTGGAGCTGCCGCAGGCGTACGCCGGCCGAGGCAACATGAAAGCGCAGCAGAGCGCCGTGCGCCTCACCGAG ATCGGACCCCGCATGACTCTGCAACTCGTCAAGGTGGAGGAGGGACTGGCACAGGGCAACGTGCTCTACCACAGCTACA TCCACAAGAAGGAGGCGGAGGTGAAGGAGATCCTGGCGCGGAAGGAGgcaaagctgcagctgaaggcGCAGCGGCGACAGAAGCAGGAGGCGGACGTGGAGCGCAAGCGGCGGCAGCGTGAGGCTCATAG GGAGAAAAGCCTGGCGGGGATCCGGAGAAAACGACAGCAGGAAGGCGACGGCGACAGTGACGCCGAGGATCCCGGGGCGCCGGAGCAGCAGGATGCGGCCGAGCAGTCGGAGGAGAGCGACGCCGAGTATTACCGGCAGGAGGTGGGCGAGGAGCCGGACAAAG ATCTGTTCCCCGACCGCCCCAAGAGGAAGCGAAGCTTCTCGGGCGCTGCCCCGCTACGGAAGCGGCGACGGCAAAGCCAGCCGGAGCATCTCgctgccacccccagccctcGCCCCACGGTGCCAGGGAAGCGACGGAAGGGAGACCCAGCACCGAGGGACTCGCGGCACCGCGGCGGGGCCAGGCAGGGGGTGACCGGCCGAAAACCGCACCGAGGAACCAAGCGCCCAGCCCGGGAAGGGGCCGGTCCCGGCCCTGGCCGTGCCACCTCGAGGCCGAAGGGGCGAGGGAAGCTGCTGGCAAAGGGGAAGACGATTTTCCGGCGGCCCGGACATGCCAAGAAGGGGAAGC GACGCGACCCCACGGTGGCCCCAAGACCGTCACCGAGGAGGGAGGCGAGTGCGGACCCCCAGGACGGG GTGGCCATTTGCCAGCAGCCGCACTTCGTGGCCGCGCTCCACCTCTACGCTGCCTGCAGCCGCCAAAACGAGGCGCAGGGGGGGACAGACCAGAAGGAACCCCCCGAAATGGCCGCCCATCTCGCTCACTGCGGTAACTTCAGCAGCTTCCAAGAGTCGCTGTGGCCGGTGCTGGCGGCGCAATTCCCGCCGGCGTTGGTGGGTAACGGCATAGCCGTCTACCGTTTCACCACCCGCGAGCGCTGCTGGCACAGCGGCATCGTCTACTCCTTCCACCTGGCTGTCTGCGGGATGCTCTACTCCCTCTCGCTGCCGTTCCTGGCGGCGTATTACTACCCGCCCAAGGACTGGCGCTACGGACCGGCGCTGTGCAAGCTGGAACGTTTCCTTTTCAACTGCAACCTCTACGGCAGCATCTTCTTCGTCACCTGCATCAGCCTCAACCGTTACCTCGGCATCGTTTACCCGCTGCGGGTCCACGGGCGGCTGCAGCCGCACCACGCCAGGGTGCTGAGCGCCATCGTTTGGGTGCTGGCCGGGGCGCTCTCGGcgccctgcttttttttttcgGAGCTGCAAGAAGCGGAGGGCGCGATCGAGTGTTTGGGGAGCGCGGCTCCGCAGCGGCTGCGGGAGTTTTATCCCTACAGCCTGCTGCTGGCCGGGCTGGGCTGTGGGCTGCCCTTCCTGCTCACCACCTTCTGCTACGCCGCCATTATCCGCACCGTTTTCCGTAATCCTAACCTCAGCCGGGCGGAAAAGCGGAAAGTGGGAATGCTGGTGGGGGCGGGAGTGGCTCTCTACGCCTTTTCCTACCTGCCCTACCACATTTTCCGTAACCTCAACTTGTGGCGTCGCCTGCTGCGACCGGGCACGGAGGACTGCGCCGTCTCCAGAGCCATCCACGCCACCACCCAGGTCTGCAAGATCCTCGTTAACCTCAATATCTGCCTGCACCCGCTGCTCTACGCCGCCCTGGCCGACAGCATGCAGAGCTGCTGCGGTGCCGGCTGCGGCACCGCCAACGGGGAGCAGGCTGAGGAGGTGGAGCTGCGGCCAGCAGCGTAG
- the RDH8 gene encoding LOW QUALITY PROTEIN: retinol dehydrogenase 8 (The sequence of the model RefSeq protein was modified relative to this genomic sequence to represent the inferred CDS: deleted 1 base in 1 codon) yields MRDLRKKEKLEEAAGSALGKTLSIQRLDVCSDSSVAECMGSIPGGRVDVLVNNAGVGHVGPVESISMEEMKRVFETNFFGAVRMIKAVLPDMKRRQSGHIVVISSVMGLQGIVFNDVYAASKFAVEGFCESLAVQLLQFNVFVSMVEPGPVNTDFELKLMEEVSRSEFPGTDPATVRYFKEVYLPASHEIFTTLGQSPAAVAEAIVNVIGARRPAFRTQTNRLYTPLVALKYADPSGDLSVGPYYRLLFNYGTLFHLSMGALRCLTCGCFRRRVTPL; encoded by the exons ATGCGGGACCTGCGGAAGAAGGAGAAATTGGAGGAGGCGGCGGGATCGGCGCTGGGAAAGACGTTGAGCATCCAACGCCTGGACGTCTGCAGCGACAGCTCGGTGGCCGAGTGCATGGGGAGCATCCCCGGGGGACGGGTGGACGTGCTGG TGAATAACGCCGGCGTGGGGCACGTCGGTCCCGTGGAGAGTATCAGCATGGAGGAGATGAAGCGCGTCTTTGAGACCAATTTCTTCGGGGCCGTGAGGATGATCAAGGCCGTCCTCCCCGACATGAAGCGGCGGCAGAGCGGTCACATCGTGGTCATCAGCAGCGTCATGGGGCTGCAGG GGATCGTCTTCAACGATGTCTATGCCGCCTCCAAGTTCGCTGTGGAGGGATTCTGCGAGAGCTTGGCcgtgcagctgctgcagttcaACGTCTT CGTCTCCATGGTGGAACCGGGTCCCGTCAACACGGATTTCGAGCTGAAGCTGATGGAGGAGGTTTCACGCTCCGAGTTTCCCGGCACCGATCCGGCTACCGTGCGGTACTTCAAGGAGGTGTACCTGCCGGCTTCCCACGAGATCTTCACCACGCTGGGGCAAAGCCCCGCCGCCGTGGCtgag GCCATCGTGAACGTGATCGGAGCCAGGCGTCCGGCTTTCCGCACGCAAACCAACCGCCTCTACACGCCGTTGGTGGCCCTCAAGTACGCGGATCCCTCGGGAGACCTGTCCGTG GGACCCTACTACCGCCTGCTCTTCAACTACGGCACCCTCTTCCACCTCAGCATGGGCGCCCTGCGGTGCCTCACCTGCGGCTGCTTCCGACGCAGGGTCACCCCGCTCTGA